The following proteins are co-located in the Pedobacter sp. FW305-3-2-15-E-R2A2 genome:
- a CDS encoding M1 family aminopeptidase, with amino-acid sequence MLNVRHILPVFAAVLVSCSGIKSASVVYPEKGVSQQLANHRKEAISKVHYQLELDIPAQKDQKIGAVEKVSFQLKSKKYSISLDFKEDPAKLKSIAVNGVPIQLLHVNEHIIIAAKYLKVGENVVDLEFTAGDGALNRNSDYLYTLFVPDRARTVFPCFDQPDLKAVYTLTLKVPADWKAIANGGLKDSTLAGSRKTYHFKTSDTISTYLFAFAAGKFKSAKGEMDHLKANFLYRETDTAKINHSLKEVFSIHGSSLKFLEEWTGIPYPFQKFDFVSIPDFQFGGMEHVGAIQYKESALFLDAGATKDQWNSRNNLIAHETAHMWFGDLVTMNWFTDVWMKEVFANFMADKSTEAITGKEVFDLKFLVDHFPAAYGVDRSIGANPIRQDLDNLKDAGTLYGNIIYHKAPIMMRQLERLMGKEKFRQGVREYLKKFSNGNASWPDLIAILDKYADADLQEWNKVWVNDTGRPIVDYVLEQKDHKISRFSIQQKPEYGKDKIWPQLFEVSLHYPGAVKEFTVNLNAAEVELKAAIGMDVPLFVQFNSSGQGYGLWPVDPGMFKHLYAINKPLDRASAYISLYENMLNGRSVKPAELLSLFIAGLDKEKEELNLKLISGYISTIFWEFTDADGRLQRAASLEKALWKAMGNQSSANHKKLLFKTYQDIFLSKEAGRQLYQIWKDRKAPEGLKLSEDDYTALAFSLALREEDNSAILKAQLGRISNEDRRRRFEFIMPAVSSVPAERDAFFKSLELKSNRAKESNVGVALYYLHHPLRQATSVKYLPKSLEMLSEIQTTGDIFFPQNWLSATFGNYQTEEAVQVVTNFLKAHPDYSPKLKAKILQSVDYLFRAERLLKK; translated from the coding sequence ATGCTTAATGTACGTCATATTCTTCCGGTATTTGCTGCCGTTCTGGTTTCCTGTTCAGGAATAAAGTCTGCCTCGGTTGTCTATCCGGAAAAGGGAGTTTCCCAACAACTTGCCAACCATAGAAAGGAAGCCATCAGTAAAGTTCATTACCAGCTGGAACTGGATATTCCTGCTCAAAAGGATCAGAAAATCGGCGCTGTGGAGAAGGTTTCTTTTCAATTGAAATCAAAAAAATATTCGATAAGTCTTGATTTTAAAGAAGATCCGGCGAAGCTTAAAAGCATTGCGGTGAACGGTGTCCCGATTCAACTTTTGCATGTGAATGAGCACATCATAATCGCGGCTAAATACTTAAAGGTTGGAGAAAATGTAGTTGATTTGGAATTTACTGCAGGAGATGGTGCATTGAACCGGAATTCGGATTATTTGTATACTTTATTTGTCCCAGACCGGGCGAGAACCGTATTTCCTTGTTTTGATCAGCCGGATTTGAAAGCCGTTTATACGTTAACCTTGAAAGTTCCCGCCGACTGGAAAGCGATTGCCAATGGCGGACTAAAAGACTCAACTTTAGCAGGATCACGTAAAACATATCATTTTAAAACCTCTGATACGATCAGTACTTATCTCTTTGCTTTTGCTGCCGGTAAATTCAAATCTGCGAAAGGGGAGATGGATCACCTGAAAGCGAACTTTTTGTACCGGGAAACAGATACCGCCAAGATCAACCATAGCCTGAAGGAAGTGTTCAGTATTCATGGAAGTTCGCTGAAATTCCTGGAAGAATGGACGGGAATTCCTTATCCATTTCAAAAGTTTGACTTTGTATCTATTCCTGATTTTCAGTTTGGAGGAATGGAGCATGTAGGTGCAATTCAATATAAAGAATCTGCTTTATTTCTTGATGCAGGAGCAACAAAAGACCAATGGAATTCCAGAAATAACCTCATCGCCCATGAAACGGCGCATATGTGGTTTGGCGATCTGGTAACGATGAATTGGTTCACAGATGTTTGGATGAAGGAAGTTTTCGCCAATTTTATGGCAGATAAGAGTACGGAAGCCATCACTGGAAAGGAAGTGTTTGACCTTAAATTTTTAGTAGACCATTTCCCTGCTGCTTATGGAGTGGACCGCAGTATTGGTGCGAATCCCATCAGACAGGATTTAGATAATTTAAAAGATGCCGGAACGCTTTATGGCAATATCATTTACCATAAAGCGCCGATCATGATGCGGCAATTGGAGCGCCTGATGGGAAAAGAGAAGTTCCGGCAGGGGGTAAGGGAGTACCTGAAGAAATTTTCCAATGGCAATGCTTCCTGGCCTGACCTGATTGCCATTCTGGATAAATATGCAGATGCGGATTTACAGGAATGGAACAAGGTTTGGGTAAATGATACCGGCAGACCTATTGTAGATTATGTTCTGGAACAGAAAGACCATAAAATCAGCAGGTTTAGCATTCAGCAAAAACCGGAATACGGAAAAGATAAAATCTGGCCGCAGCTTTTTGAAGTCAGCTTGCATTATCCAGGCGCGGTGAAAGAATTTACGGTAAATCTGAATGCCGCAGAGGTGGAACTGAAAGCTGCTATCGGGATGGATGTTCCTTTATTTGTGCAGTTCAATTCTTCTGGTCAGGGCTATGGTTTATGGCCTGTGGATCCGGGAATGTTTAAACATCTTTATGCCATTAATAAACCTTTAGACCGTGCTTCAGCTTATATCTCTTTATATGAGAACATGTTGAACGGCAGGTCTGTAAAGCCTGCTGAGCTTTTGAGCCTTTTCATTGCCGGACTCGACAAAGAAAAAGAAGAGTTGAACCTCAAGCTGATCAGCGGTTATATTTCCACGATTTTCTGGGAATTTACCGATGCCGATGGAAGGTTGCAACGGGCTGCGTCGCTGGAAAAGGCGCTTTGGAAAGCAATGGGCAATCAGTCTTCAGCCAACCATAAAAAGCTGCTTTTTAAAACCTATCAGGATATCTTTTTATCTAAAGAAGCGGGGCGTCAATTGTATCAGATCTGGAAGGATCGGAAGGCGCCTGAGGGCCTGAAACTCTCCGAAGATGATTATACGGCTCTGGCATTTTCATTGGCACTCCGGGAAGAAGACAATTCAGCTATTTTGAAAGCACAATTGGGCAGGATTAGCAATGAAGACAGGAGGAGACGTTTCGAATTTATCATGCCGGCAGTGTCTTCTGTTCCTGCAGAGCGGGACGCTTTTTTTAAAAGTCTGGAGTTAAAATCAAATCGGGCAAAGGAATCTAATGTTGGCGTTGCCTTGTATTATTTACATCATCCGCTCCGACAAGCTACTTCAGTGAAGTACTTGCCTAAGAGCCTGGAGATGCTGTCAGAGATTCAAACTACCGGAGATATCTTCTTTCCGCAGAACTGGTTGTCCGCTACTTTTGGCAATTATCAGACTGAGGAGGCCGTTCAGGTGGTGACCAATTTCCTGAAGGCACATCCTGATTACAGCCCTAAACTAAAGGCCAAAATCCTGCAGTCGGTGGATTACCTGTTCAGGGCAGAACGCCTGTTGAAGAAGTAA
- a CDS encoding DUF2911 domain-containing protein, translated as MKTSLKTVLILALAVSLNTELQAQGVKLPQASSAQTITQGFGLGKVTLSYSRPNTKGRKIFGAMEPFDKVWRTGANGATSITFSDAVKVGGQELAAGTYGLFTIPGKDEWTVIFNKDSKQWGAYEYKEAEDVLRIKVKPVKLKEKVETFTIQFANVLPTTAQIQLAWENTGLNIDLSTEIDAQVMASIDEAMKGEKKPYFAAAQYYYENGKDLDKALEWANAAEAADGKAPWVKLWKGRIQLKKGDKAGAIATAEAGIKLATEAKIEEYVRLNSALLAEAKK; from the coding sequence ATGAAAACATCATTAAAAACGGTACTGATTCTTGCATTAGCAGTATCATTAAACACGGAGCTTCAGGCCCAGGGCGTTAAATTGCCACAGGCGAGTTCTGCTCAAACCATCACACAAGGCTTTGGATTAGGAAAAGTGACGCTCTCTTACTCACGTCCAAATACAAAAGGCCGCAAAATTTTCGGAGCAATGGAACCTTTTGATAAGGTTTGGCGTACCGGAGCAAACGGAGCAACCTCCATCACTTTCAGCGATGCAGTAAAAGTAGGTGGTCAGGAATTAGCTGCCGGAACTTATGGCTTATTTACCATTCCTGGTAAAGATGAATGGACGGTAATATTCAACAAGGACTCCAAACAATGGGGTGCTTATGAATACAAAGAAGCGGAAGATGTATTGCGCATTAAGGTTAAACCAGTGAAACTTAAAGAAAAAGTGGAAACCTTTACCATTCAGTTTGCCAACGTTCTTCCGACCACTGCTCAGATACAACTGGCCTGGGAAAACACTGGGTTAAACATCGACCTGTCTACAGAAATTGATGCACAGGTAATGGCAAGTATTGATGAAGCAATGAAAGGCGAGAAAAAACCTTATTTCGCGGCAGCACAATATTACTATGAAAATGGTAAAGATCTGGATAAAGCCTTAGAATGGGCCAATGCAGCTGAAGCAGCAGATGGAAAAGCACCATGGGTAAAATTATGGAAAGGCCGTATTCAATTGAAAAAAGGTGATAAAGCTGGTGCTATTGCAACCGCAGAAGCTGGAATCAAATTGGCTACAGAAGCTAAAATTGAAGAATATGTAAGGTTAAACAGCGCATTATTGGCAGAAGCTAAGAAATAA
- a CDS encoding sodium:solute symporter, with protein sequence MSSVDWGVLILTLVVIVVYGVYKSRGAHNIQGYLLGNQSLPWYHVCLSVMATQASAITFLSAPGLAYSSGMSFVQFYFGLPLAMIVLCITFVPIYHRLKVYTAYEFLEQRFDLNTRALTAFLFLISRGLSTGITIYAPSIILSTILDINTTYTTLFIGSLVVFYTVYGGTKAVSYTQMLQMSIIFCGLFAAGIMVVHLLPGDIGFGKALSIAGKMGRTNAIDFKFDFQNPYTIWSGLIGGFFLQLSYFGTDQSQVGRYLSGASVNQSRLGLLMNGLVKIPMQFLILLIGVLVFTFYQYNRPPIFFNSFELNKLEKSEYNPELNKLKADYDLAFKEKQLVVNKMNQALDQDNKTEIDLQRKALQTADEKGKGIRKEVTDLMTKNDKTADINDNNYIFLSFVTQYLPKGLIGLLIAIIFLASMGSTASALNSLASTTVIDIYKRLIRKKGSDQEYLQASRWATVFWGVVCIIMALYASKIGNLLEAVNILGSYIYGTILGVFLVAFYLKQVNGRAVFLAAIVAETAVILIGQQKWVAYLWLNVIGCLLVVLVAVILQQIIGKDKPKVVK encoded by the coding sequence ATGAGTAGTGTAGATTGGGGGGTATTGATCCTCACCTTGGTCGTGATTGTCGTTTACGGAGTTTATAAGAGTCGCGGGGCTCATAATATTCAGGGATACCTGTTGGGCAATCAAAGTTTACCCTGGTACCATGTTTGCCTGTCGGTGATGGCTACGCAGGCCAGTGCCATTACTTTTCTGTCTGCACCGGGTCTTGCTTATTCCTCGGGAATGAGCTTCGTGCAGTTTTATTTCGGCTTGCCTTTAGCCATGATTGTATTGTGTATCACTTTTGTGCCGATCTATCACCGCCTGAAAGTATACACTGCCTATGAATTTCTGGAACAAAGGTTCGATTTAAATACCCGGGCATTAACGGCCTTTCTGTTTTTGATCTCCAGAGGGCTTTCTACCGGGATTACCATTTATGCCCCCTCGATTATTCTTTCTACGATTTTAGACATCAACACCACTTATACCACATTATTTATTGGAAGTTTAGTGGTCTTTTATACGGTATATGGCGGTACGAAGGCCGTATCCTATACTCAGATGCTGCAAATGAGCATCATTTTCTGCGGACTTTTTGCTGCGGGCATTATGGTGGTTCATTTATTGCCGGGAGATATCGGTTTTGGTAAAGCACTCAGTATTGCCGGAAAGATGGGGAGAACGAATGCCATTGATTTTAAGTTTGATTTCCAAAACCCTTATACGATCTGGTCTGGATTGATTGGCGGTTTCTTCTTGCAGCTTTCTTATTTTGGAACCGATCAAAGTCAGGTGGGACGTTACCTGTCTGGCGCTTCCGTCAATCAAAGCAGGTTGGGCTTGTTGATGAATGGACTCGTAAAGATCCCGATGCAGTTTCTTATTTTGTTGATTGGCGTGCTGGTTTTTACGTTTTATCAATACAACCGTCCACCTATTTTCTTCAACAGCTTTGAACTGAATAAGCTCGAGAAAAGTGAATATAATCCGGAGCTGAATAAGTTAAAAGCCGATTATGACCTGGCCTTTAAAGAAAAACAGCTGGTGGTTAATAAGATGAACCAAGCCCTGGATCAGGACAATAAAACCGAGATAGACCTTCAGCGGAAGGCTTTACAAACTGCGGATGAAAAAGGTAAAGGCATCCGGAAAGAGGTGACAGATCTGATGACCAAAAATGATAAAACCGCAGACATCAATGATAACAATTATATCTTTCTCAGTTTTGTGACGCAATACCTCCCAAAGGGATTGATCGGTTTACTCATCGCCATTATCTTTCTGGCATCCATGGGTTCTACCGCCAGCGCACTGAACTCTTTGGCTTCGACTACGGTAATCGATATTTATAAACGGCTAATCCGGAAAAAGGGGTCTGATCAGGAGTACTTGCAGGCCTCCAGATGGGCAACCGTATTCTGGGGTGTGGTCTGTATCATTATGGCATTGTATGCCAGTAAGATCGGGAACCTGCTGGAAGCAGTGAATATTCTGGGCTCCTATATTTACGGGACTATCCTGGGGGTATTCCTGGTTGCTTTCTATCTGAAGCAGGTGAATGGAAGGGCCGTATTCCTGGCTGCCATCGTAGCAGAAACAGCGGTGATCCTGATTGGCCAGCAGAAATGGGTGGCCTATTTATGGCTCAACGTGATTGGCTGTTTGCTGGTGGTGTTGGTTGCGGTTATCCTACAGCAAATCATAGGAAAAGATAAACCAAAGGTGGTCAAATAA
- a CDS encoding PIG-L family deacetylase: MKFRQYLFLLLAVFPLLIKAQYSPTLNAAEIKQGLESLNVSGSVLYIAAHPDDENTRLLAYLAKEKKVKAGYLSLTRGDGGQNLIGTEQAELLGLIRTQELLAARRMDGAAQFFTRANDFGFSKNPEESFKIWNKTKILSDVVWVIRKFQPDVIITRFPEDARAGHGHHSGSAILAREAFAAAADPKQFPEQLAFVKPWQAKRIVWNTFNFGGNNTTSEDQLKIDVGSYNALLGKGYGEIAAESRSNHKSQGFGSSRQRGSAIEYFSPVAGEKAKSDLFEGIDFTLNRNSGMSEVQKLLNDINATYQVSNPSASVTKLLKLRELVKGKPFKQELLDDLILACSGIWIEVAASNPAYAVNDSITVKIQAIARVKEDFPYSINIQEMQSKVKADLSPNRMMAMDRKIFGSTDQLSQPYWLAKKHEQGSYEVDELSLIGLPENHALVNGIFKIKIGDQTIEKKYPVIYKFTDPVKGEVYQPLVIAPPVTATIGEKAFLFNGNESKTISIELQSFRDQVAGTLIPQLPSGWSISPEKIDFKLGKKGEQQSLSFKLSPSAKSIGGDFALNVMVDGKSFHQGLRVLSYDHIPVQTLFPFSEARIDHTDLKIAGKRIGFIAGAGDLVPESLKQIGFEVQLLSEQQVIHGDLSAFDAIVTGVRLYNINEQLNAMQPKLMKYVENGGVLLVQYNVNSPLKRNDIGPYPFSLSRDRVTEEDAAVTLLAPNHPVLNYPNKISLKDFEGWVQERGLYFAGDIDPKYTSILEMHDTGESAKNGSLIVADYGKGRFVYTSLAFFRQLPAGVPGAFRLFVNLISNKK, from the coding sequence ATGAAATTTCGTCAATACCTGTTTTTATTGCTCGCTGTGTTTCCTCTGTTGATCAAGGCACAGTACAGTCCAACACTCAACGCTGCGGAGATAAAGCAAGGCTTAGAAAGTTTAAATGTGAGCGGGAGCGTATTGTATATCGCTGCGCATCCCGATGATGAAAATACCCGGTTACTGGCCTACCTTGCTAAAGAAAAAAAGGTAAAGGCAGGTTATCTTTCCCTAACCAGGGGAGATGGAGGACAGAACCTGATCGGTACAGAACAGGCTGAACTCTTAGGCCTGATCCGGACACAGGAATTGCTTGCTGCCCGGAGAATGGATGGTGCGGCACAATTCTTTACCAGGGCCAACGACTTTGGTTTCTCAAAAAATCCGGAAGAAAGTTTTAAGATCTGGAATAAAACAAAAATCCTTTCCGATGTGGTTTGGGTGATCCGTAAGTTTCAACCCGATGTGATCATTACCCGTTTTCCTGAAGATGCCCGTGCCGGACATGGCCATCATTCTGGTTCTGCCATACTCGCGCGGGAAGCTTTTGCTGCCGCTGCAGACCCTAAACAATTTCCGGAGCAACTTGCTTTTGTGAAACCATGGCAGGCAAAACGCATCGTTTGGAATACCTTTAATTTTGGAGGAAACAATACTACTTCAGAAGATCAGCTGAAGATTGATGTAGGTTCGTATAATGCGCTGCTTGGCAAAGGTTATGGAGAGATCGCCGCAGAAAGCAGGTCTAACCATAAGAGCCAGGGATTTGGATCTTCCAGACAGCGGGGGTCCGCAATCGAATATTTTAGCCCTGTGGCTGGTGAAAAAGCGAAATCAGACCTCTTTGAGGGAATCGATTTTACTTTAAACAGAAACTCCGGCATGTCTGAAGTTCAGAAATTGTTAAACGATATCAATGCGACTTATCAGGTTTCAAACCCTTCCGCTTCGGTAACCAAACTTTTAAAGTTACGTGAGCTGGTTAAAGGAAAACCTTTCAAACAGGAGTTGTTGGATGATCTCATTTTGGCTTGTTCAGGAATCTGGATAGAAGTAGCGGCTTCAAATCCTGCTTATGCAGTTAATGATTCCATCACGGTGAAAATTCAGGCCATTGCAAGGGTAAAAGAAGATTTTCCATATTCCATCAATATTCAGGAAATGCAAAGTAAGGTGAAGGCCGATCTTTCTCCGAACAGGATGATGGCGATGGACCGTAAAATATTTGGCAGTACTGATCAGCTTAGTCAGCCTTACTGGTTGGCAAAAAAGCATGAACAAGGCAGTTATGAAGTGGATGAATTGTCCCTGATTGGCCTTCCTGAAAACCATGCGCTGGTCAATGGAATCTTCAAAATCAAGATCGGTGATCAGACCATAGAAAAGAAATACCCGGTGATCTATAAATTTACCGACCCGGTAAAAGGAGAAGTATACCAGCCATTGGTGATTGCTCCTCCGGTGACAGCCACCATTGGGGAGAAAGCATTTCTGTTTAATGGAAATGAAAGTAAAACCATTTCTATTGAGCTGCAAAGCTTTCGCGATCAGGTTGCCGGAACATTGATTCCTCAACTCCCTTCAGGATGGAGCATCAGTCCGGAGAAGATTGATTTTAAGCTGGGTAAAAAAGGAGAACAACAAAGCCTGTCCTTTAAGCTGAGTCCTTCTGCTAAATCAATTGGTGGAGATTTTGCCTTAAATGTAATGGTGGATGGCAAAAGCTTTCATCAGGGCTTGCGTGTATTGAGCTATGATCACATTCCGGTGCAGACCTTATTCCCTTTTTCGGAGGCAAGAATAGACCATACTGATTTGAAAATTGCAGGTAAAAGGATCGGATTTATTGCAGGAGCAGGGGATCTCGTTCCGGAGTCTTTAAAACAGATTGGTTTTGAGGTGCAGCTGCTTTCCGAGCAACAGGTGATTCATGGAGATCTTTCTGCTTTTGATGCCATCGTTACCGGGGTTCGTTTATACAACATCAATGAACAGCTCAATGCGATGCAGCCTAAGCTGATGAAATATGTGGAGAATGGCGGTGTGTTGCTCGTTCAGTACAATGTGAACTCACCATTGAAAAGGAATGATATCGGACCTTATCCTTTTAGTTTGTCCAGAGACCGGGTAACGGAGGAAGATGCGGCAGTAACTTTGCTGGCACCAAATCATCCGGTGTTGAACTATCCGAATAAAATCAGTCTTAAAGATTTTGAGGGCTGGGTGCAGGAGCGAGGCTTGTACTTTGCTGGGGATATTGATCCAAAATACACTTCGATTCTGGAGATGCACGATACCGGGGAATCAGCGAAGAACGGATCTCTGATTGTTGCTGATTATGGCAAAGGAAGGTTTGTTTATACCTCTCTTGCTTTCTTCAGACAATTGCCTGCCGGTGTGCCGGGGGCTTTCCGCCTGTTTGTTAATTTAATCTCGAACAAAAAATAA
- a CDS encoding NAD(P)H-dependent oxidoreductase, with amino-acid sequence MKKILIINASVRKERSYSRMLTQLFMDNWTSRYPEDRFTLREIGLEVVPAIDEKWIAGAFLKSEDKNAENQAALQFSNELVLELKAHDIYVIGTPMYNWSIPSGLKSYIDQVMRINETWKFRSGKPDGDYVGLLENKKMYILSSRGDTGYGEDEKNEHMNFQTRYLQFVFGMMGIKDVSTISLDNEEFGGEIFEKSKQEIFQVINSIGGTGRK; translated from the coding sequence ATGAAAAAAATACTCATTATTAATGCAAGTGTCAGAAAGGAACGATCATATAGCAGAATGTTGACGCAGTTATTTATGGACAACTGGACAAGCAGGTATCCGGAAGATCGTTTTACGCTTCGGGAGATCGGACTTGAAGTTGTACCAGCCATTGACGAAAAATGGATTGCAGGTGCCTTTTTAAAATCAGAGGACAAGAATGCTGAAAATCAGGCCGCATTGCAATTCAGCAACGAGTTGGTTCTGGAATTGAAAGCGCATGATATCTATGTCATTGGAACTCCTATGTATAACTGGTCTATCCCCAGTGGATTGAAATCCTATATTGATCAGGTGATGCGGATCAATGAAACCTGGAAGTTCCGGTCCGGTAAACCGGACGGGGATTATGTTGGCTTGCTTGAAAACAAAAAGATGTACATCCTTTCCAGCAGAGGTGATACAGGCTATGGGGAGGATGAAAAAAATGAGCATATGAATTTTCAAACCAGGTATTTGCAGTTCGTGTTCGGAATGATGGGTATAAAAGACGTCAGCACCATTTCACTGGATAATGAAGAGTTTGGAGGGGAGATATTTGAAAAATCAAAGCAGGAAATTTTTCAGGTTATAAATTCGATCGGGGGAACGGGGAGGAAATAA
- a CDS encoding Crp/Fnr family transcriptional regulator, whose translation MPLRINLSSTYKLIANISKQVKLSEEEVLLLNSFWTKKVLNKNDYLLRNGEVCRTDNYIISGTLKAFYINVDTGQEEILYFATDDWWATDIESFRKQEPSIYNIQALEKTELLQISFDSFQRMLAQIPVLERYFRIILESYLGTLQRRIVMNNVYNAEHRYLDFLQGYPKLAAKIPQYLIASYLGISAEFLSRIRRRKKKTLN comes from the coding sequence ATGCCATTAAGGATCAATTTGAGCTCAACCTATAAATTAATCGCTAACATATCGAAGCAGGTCAAACTTAGCGAAGAGGAGGTCCTGCTTTTAAATTCATTCTGGACGAAAAAGGTGCTGAATAAAAATGACTATCTGTTGAGAAACGGGGAGGTTTGCCGTACAGATAATTACATCATCTCCGGAACGCTGAAAGCATTCTATATCAACGTGGATACCGGACAAGAGGAGATTCTTTATTTTGCAACAGATGATTGGTGGGCCACAGATATCGAGAGTTTCCGCAAACAGGAACCTTCCATATACAACATTCAGGCATTGGAAAAAACCGAACTCTTGCAGATCAGTTTTGATTCTTTCCAAAGGATGCTAGCGCAAATTCCTGTTCTGGAAAGATATTTCAGAATCATTTTGGAAAGTTATCTGGGTACTTTGCAGCGGAGGATTGTAATGAATAATGTCTACAATGCGGAACACCGGTATTTAGATTTTTTACAGGGTTATCCAAAACTTGCGGCCAAAATTCCGCAATACCTCATCGCTTCCTACCTGGGAATCTCTGCTGAATTTTTAAGCAGGATCAGGCGAAGAAAGAAAAAGACATTGAACTAG
- a CDS encoding glycoside hydrolase family 88 protein, which yields MRLSNLIKKKQPLLLASALALSVCASSFLWFSPKTELIGKDFAVAEKQYTQMLTTAKDLKLFPRTTNPDGSVKYTDVHDWTGGFFPGGLWYLYEYTGDAKWKAAAEQWTAALEEGKYNTVHHDVGFVMYCSYGNGLRLTNNPAYKDILIQSAESLCSRYDAKVGSIKSWNPKLSWDKKTMWKYPVIIDNMMNLELLFYASKVTGNPKYKDIAVSHALNAMRDHVRKDYSSYHVINYDAQTGKVLNSQTNQGYSDNSTWARGQAWGIYGFTMVYRETKDKRFLETARKMADFYLKNSNLPKDKIPYWDFNVNQKGYQPDWNYDATKFAVVPRDVSAASVVTSALFELSTYLGKGGKLYYQQAEQMINSLSKAPYLAEPGTNAGFILKHSVGSIPHTSEIDVPLIYADYYFLEALLRYKKLKG from the coding sequence ATGAGACTAAGTAACTTAATTAAGAAAAAACAGCCGTTGTTGCTGGCTTCGGCATTGGCACTTTCTGTGTGCGCTTCTTCCTTTTTATGGTTCTCCCCTAAAACAGAACTGATTGGGAAAGACTTTGCCGTAGCAGAAAAGCAATACACGCAAATGCTGACAACGGCTAAGGATCTGAAACTTTTTCCGCGTACGACCAATCCGGACGGATCTGTGAAATATACAGATGTGCACGACTGGACCGGAGGTTTTTTTCCGGGAGGGCTATGGTATTTATATGAATATACCGGTGATGCGAAATGGAAAGCTGCGGCAGAGCAATGGACTGCGGCATTGGAAGAAGGAAAATACAATACGGTACATCATGATGTAGGTTTTGTGATGTATTGCAGTTATGGAAATGGCTTGCGTTTAACAAATAATCCTGCTTACAAGGACATCCTGATCCAGTCGGCGGAGTCGTTATGCAGCAGATATGATGCAAAAGTCGGTTCTATCAAGTCCTGGAATCCAAAGCTGTCATGGGATAAGAAAACGATGTGGAAGTATCCGGTGATCATTGACAATATGATGAACCTGGAATTGCTGTTCTATGCTTCGAAAGTAACCGGCAATCCTAAGTATAAAGACATTGCGGTTAGTCACGCTTTAAATGCGATGAGAGACCATGTGAGAAAAGATTACAGTTCTTATCATGTGATCAATTATGATGCGCAGACGGGTAAGGTTCTGAACAGCCAGACCAATCAGGGCTATTCTGATAATTCGACCTGGGCAAGGGGACAGGCCTGGGGAATTTATGGATTTACGATGGTTTACCGGGAAACCAAAGACAAGCGTTTTTTGGAGACTGCCAGGAAAATGGCTGATTTCTATTTGAAAAACAGCAACCTTCCAAAAGACAAGATTCCTTACTGGGACTTTAATGTGAACCAAAAGGGGTATCAGCCGGACTGGAACTATGATGCCACTAAGTTTGCTGTTGTTCCCCGTGATGTTTCTGCAGCATCGGTAGTGACCTCTGCGCTTTTTGAACTGAGTACCTATTTGGGGAAAGGTGGAAAACTGTACTATCAGCAGGCAGAGCAAATGATCAATTCTTTATCAAAGGCACCTTATCTCGCTGAGCCGGGTACGAATGCAGGATTTATTCTGAAGCATTCTGTGGGGAGTATTCCTCATACTTCGGAGATCGATGTTCCTTTGATCTATGCAGATTACTATTTCCTGGAGGCCTTGTTAAGGTATAAAAAACTTAAAGGTTAG